One Azoarcus sp. DN11 DNA segment encodes these proteins:
- a CDS encoding NADP-dependent malic enzyme, whose amino-acid sequence MDETIRAAALDYHRYPRPGKISVTPTKVLSNQRDLSLAYSPGVAAACDAIVEEPAEAANFTARSNLIGVVTNGTAVLGLGNIGPLAAKPVMEGKGVLFKKFAGIDVFDLEIAENDPDKLIDMIAALEPTFGGINLEDIKAPECFYIEARLRERMKIPVFHDDQHGTAIVVGAAVLNGLHLLGKDLKKVKLVTSGAGAAALACLGLLEKLGIPVDNIWVTDIEGVVYEGRTVLMDPIKARYAKPTSARKLAEVIEGADVFLGLSAGGVLKPEMVAKMAAKPLILALANPTPEILPELVKGVRDDAIIATGRSDYPNQVNNVLCFPFIFRGALDVGATTITDEMQLAAVKAIAELARAEQSDIVAAAYGEKVSGFGPEYIIPRPFDPRLIVKIAPAVAEAGMASGVATRPITDWDAYRTQLNNFVWHSGLIMKPVFAAARGTNQRIIFAEGESERVLRAVQTVADEGLARPILIGRPDVVNANIERFGLRMRADRDFELVNPDSDPRFKELWTYYHGLMERHGVSIEYAKKEVRRRTTLIGALLLKFGYGHGLICGTYGMHRLHLDFIEKVIGRREGVKHCYALNVVNLPERTLFLADTYVNYDPSPEQIVEVTLLAAEEMSRFGMTPKVALLSHSSFGSADSPTAEKMRAALRLLHERHPELEVEGEMHGDAALDADLRLRIFPNARMRDAANLLIFPTLDAANIAFNLLKTAAGEGMTVGPILLGAARPVHILTPSATVRRIVNMTALAAVEAAQRQR is encoded by the coding sequence ATGGACGAAACGATCCGCGCTGCGGCGCTCGATTACCACCGTTATCCGCGGCCGGGCAAGATCTCGGTCACCCCCACGAAAGTGCTGTCCAACCAGCGCGACCTGTCGCTGGCCTATTCCCCGGGGGTTGCCGCGGCCTGCGACGCGATCGTCGAGGAGCCGGCCGAAGCCGCGAACTTCACCGCGCGCAGCAACCTGATCGGCGTCGTCACCAACGGCACCGCAGTGCTGGGCCTGGGCAACATCGGCCCGCTCGCCGCCAAGCCGGTCATGGAAGGCAAGGGCGTGCTGTTCAAGAAGTTCGCCGGCATCGATGTGTTCGACCTCGAGATCGCCGAGAACGACCCCGACAAGCTGATCGACATGATCGCGGCGCTCGAGCCCACCTTCGGCGGCATCAACCTCGAGGACATCAAGGCGCCGGAGTGTTTCTACATCGAGGCGCGCCTGCGCGAGCGGATGAAGATCCCGGTGTTCCACGACGACCAGCACGGCACGGCGATCGTCGTCGGCGCGGCGGTCCTCAACGGCCTGCACCTGCTGGGCAAGGACCTGAAGAAGGTCAAGCTCGTGACCTCCGGCGCGGGGGCCGCGGCGCTCGCCTGCCTGGGCCTGCTCGAGAAGCTCGGTATCCCGGTCGACAACATCTGGGTCACCGACATCGAAGGCGTGGTCTATGAGGGCCGCACCGTGCTGATGGATCCGATCAAGGCGCGCTACGCGAAGCCGACCAGCGCACGCAAGCTCGCCGAGGTGATCGAGGGGGCGGACGTGTTCCTGGGCCTCTCCGCGGGCGGCGTGCTCAAGCCCGAGATGGTCGCGAAGATGGCCGCGAAGCCGCTGATCCTCGCGCTCGCGAACCCGACGCCGGAGATCCTGCCGGAGCTCGTGAAGGGCGTGCGCGACGACGCGATCATCGCCACGGGCCGTTCGGACTACCCGAACCAGGTCAACAACGTGCTGTGCTTCCCGTTCATCTTCCGCGGCGCGCTCGACGTCGGCGCGACCACGATCACCGACGAGATGCAGCTCGCCGCCGTGAAGGCGATCGCCGAACTCGCGCGCGCCGAGCAGAGCGACATCGTCGCCGCCGCCTACGGCGAGAAGGTGTCGGGCTTCGGCCCCGAGTACATCATCCCGCGCCCCTTCGATCCGCGCCTCATCGTCAAGATCGCCCCGGCGGTCGCCGAAGCGGGCATGGCCTCCGGCGTCGCGACGCGCCCGATCACCGACTGGGATGCGTACCGCACGCAGCTCAACAACTTCGTGTGGCATTCGGGCCTGATCATGAAGCCCGTGTTCGCCGCGGCGCGCGGCACGAACCAGCGCATCATCTTCGCCGAGGGCGAGTCCGAGCGCGTGCTGCGCGCGGTGCAGACGGTGGCCGACGAAGGTCTCGCGCGCCCGATCCTGATCGGTCGCCCGGACGTCGTGAACGCCAACATCGAGCGTTTCGGCCTGCGCATGCGTGCCGACCGGGATTTCGAGCTGGTGAACCCCGACTCCGACCCGCGCTTCAAGGAGCTGTGGACCTACTACCACGGCCTGATGGAGCGCCACGGCGTGTCGATCGAGTACGCGAAGAAGGAAGTCCGCCGCCGTACGACGCTGATCGGCGCGCTGCTGCTGAAGTTCGGCTACGGCCACGGCCTCATCTGCGGCACTTACGGCATGCACCGGCTGCACCTCGACTTCATCGAGAAGGTCATCGGGCGGCGCGAGGGAGTGAAGCACTGCTATGCGCTCAACGTCGTGAACCTGCCCGAGCGCACGCTCTTCCTCGCCGACACCTACGTCAACTACGACCCGTCGCCGGAGCAGATCGTCGAGGTGACGCTGCTGGCGGCCGAGGAGATGTCGCGCTTCGGCATGACGCCCAAGGTCGCGCTGCTGTCGCATTCGTCTTTCGGCAGCGCCGACTCGCCGACCGCCGAGAAGATGCGTGCCGCGCTGCGCCTGCTGCACGAGCGTCATCCGGAGCTCGAGGTCGAAGGCGAAATGCACGGCGATGCCGCGCTCGACGCGGACCTGCGCCTGCGCATCTTCCCGAACGCGCGCATGCGCGACGCCGCCAACCTGCTGATCTTCCCGACGCTCGACGCCGCGAACATCGCCTTCAACCTGCTCAAGACGGCGGCGGGCGAAGGCATGACCGTCGGTCCGATCCTGCTCGGTGCGGCGCGCCCGGTGCATATCCTCACGCCGTCGGCGACGGTGCGCCGCATCGTCAACATGACCGCGCTCGCCGCGGTCGAGGCGGCCCAGCGCCAGCGCTGA
- a CDS encoding patatin-like phospholipase family protein — MSDGKAALVLTGGGARAAYQVGVLSAIREIRGRRPGNPFPILCGTSAGGINAAALAVYASDFNVGVRMLARIWRQFHVNQVYRADAAALLATGARWASALTLGWAVRQTPRSLLDNAPLRGLISDVLDLSGISRAIGQGHLHAVSVAASGYSSGESLTFFDAVPEVEPWRRMQRLGVRTSIGIDHLLATSAIPFVFPAVRINREWFGDGSMRQLAPISPAIHLGADRILVIGSGRLVEEGRQRSEGYPSLAQIAGHALSSIFLDSLSVDLERLHRINITAGAMSPEQRAAAGIYLRPIETLVISPSQRLDAIAGRHRDTLPLALRTVLRGIGAMRREGSTLLSYLLFEPPFTQALMELGYKDTIGRRDEVAAFLRV, encoded by the coding sequence ATGTCCGATGGCAAGGCTGCGCTGGTACTGACGGGAGGCGGCGCGCGTGCGGCCTACCAGGTCGGCGTGCTGTCGGCGATCCGCGAGATCCGCGGCCGCCGTCCGGGCAATCCTTTCCCCATCCTGTGCGGCACCTCCGCGGGCGGCATCAATGCAGCCGCGCTGGCGGTGTATGCCAGCGACTTCAACGTCGGCGTGCGCATGCTCGCGCGCATCTGGCGGCAGTTCCACGTCAATCAGGTCTATCGGGCCGATGCGGCCGCGCTGCTCGCGACCGGTGCGCGCTGGGCCTCGGCGCTGACGCTGGGCTGGGCGGTACGGCAGACGCCGCGCTCGCTGCTCGACAACGCCCCGCTGCGCGGTCTGATCAGCGACGTACTGGACCTCTCCGGCATCTCCCGCGCCATCGGGCAGGGCCACCTGCACGCGGTGAGCGTCGCCGCGTCGGGCTACTCCTCGGGCGAGAGCCTCACCTTCTTCGACGCCGTCCCCGAAGTCGAGCCGTGGCGGCGCATGCAGCGGCTGGGCGTGCGCACCTCGATCGGCATCGACCACCTGCTCGCGACCAGCGCGATTCCCTTCGTCTTCCCGGCGGTGCGGATCAATCGCGAATGGTTCGGCGACGGGTCGATGCGCCAGCTCGCGCCGATCAGCCCCGCGATCCACCTCGGCGCCGACCGCATCCTGGTGATCGGTTCCGGGCGGCTGGTGGAGGAGGGGCGCCAGCGCAGCGAAGGCTATCCCTCGCTCGCGCAGATCGCCGGCCATGCGCTGTCGAGCATCTTCCTCGACAGCCTGTCGGTGGATCTCGAGCGGCTCCATCGCATCAACATCACGGCCGGCGCGATGAGTCCGGAACAACGCGCGGCGGCAGGGATCTACCTGCGGCCGATCGAGACCCTGGTGATCTCGCCGTCGCAGCGCCTCGACGCGATTGCCGGACGGCACCGCGACACCCTGCCGCTGGCGCTGCGTACCGTGCTGCGCGGTATCGGCGCGATGCGGCGCGAGGGCTCGACCCTGCTGTCCTACCTGCTGTTCGAGCCACCTTTCACGCAGGCGCTGATGGAGCTCGGCTACAAGGACACGATAGGCCGGCGCGACGAAGTTGCGGCCTTTTTGCGAGTGTAA
- a CDS encoding serine hydrolase encodes MKFRNLAIAMISLAMMQAGWSLPAAAATRAAASGSEGTATKTVKKSSKRSVSAPAKKSVKKRVSRKAAAHHHQARRVKVSLRHDAAAHDAAVNSAPLQLDAAGLPHLRSTAFLVMNQNTGHVILEKKSDSVLPIASITKLMTAMVVLDGGQSLAEEITISEGDIDTLKGTGSRLSLGTRLSREEMLHLALMSSENRAASSLARHYPGGEAAFVAAMNVKARMIGLTDTHFSDPTGLTPANVSSPHDLARMVSAASTYPLIREFSTTSERYVQIGSRVHRFGNTNSLVRSPDWEIGVQKTGYIREAGRCLVMQAWLMSQPVIFVLMDSEGRYSRTADAVRIKKWLEAAGPQRLAVATGKENI; translated from the coding sequence ATGAAATTCCGTAATCTGGCGATCGCGATGATCAGTCTCGCGATGATGCAGGCGGGTTGGAGCCTCCCCGCTGCGGCCGCCACGAGGGCGGCTGCGTCCGGTTCCGAAGGGACCGCGACGAAGACTGTCAAGAAATCCTCCAAGCGCTCGGTCAGCGCGCCCGCGAAGAAATCGGTGAAGAAGCGCGTGAGCCGCAAGGCCGCTGCGCATCATCACCAGGCCCGCCGGGTCAAGGTGTCGCTGCGCCACGATGCTGCCGCCCACGATGCCGCGGTGAACAGCGCGCCGCTGCAGCTCGACGCCGCGGGCCTGCCGCACCTGCGCTCGACGGCCTTCCTCGTCATGAACCAGAACACCGGCCACGTGATCCTCGAGAAGAAGAGTGATTCCGTGCTGCCCATCGCCTCGATCACCAAGCTGATGACTGCGATGGTCGTGCTCGACGGGGGCCAGAGCCTCGCCGAGGAGATCACGATCTCCGAGGGCGACATCGACACGCTGAAGGGCACGGGCTCGCGGCTGTCGCTGGGTACCCGTCTGTCGCGCGAGGAGATGCTGCATCTCGCCCTGATGTCGTCGGAAAACCGTGCCGCTTCCTCGCTCGCGCGCCACTATCCGGGCGGCGAGGCGGCCTTCGTCGCGGCGATGAACGTCAAGGCGCGCATGATAGGCCTGACCGACACGCACTTCAGCGATCCGACCGGCCTCACGCCCGCAAACGTCTCGAGCCCGCACGATCTCGCGCGCATGGTGTCGGCCGCGTCGACCTATCCGCTGATCCGCGAGTTCTCGACCACGTCCGAGCGTTACGTGCAGATCGGCTCGCGCGTGCACCGCTTCGGCAACACCAATTCGCTGGTGCGCAGCCCGGATTGGGAGATCGGTGTGCAGAAGACCGGCTACATCCGCGAGGCGGGGCGCTGCCTCGTCATGCAGGCGTGGCTGATGAGCCAGCCGGTGATCTTCGTGCTGATGGATTCGGAGGGGCGCTATTCGCGCACGGCCGACGCCGTGCGGATCAAGAAATGGCTTGAAGCCGCCGGCCCGCAGCGCTTGGCAGTGGCAACCGGCAAGGAAAACATCTGA
- a CDS encoding IclR family transcriptional regulator, which translates to MMKLLDVLARHPDPAALKQIALETGLHPSTAHRILSAMAQSGFVERGEGGTYRLGIRLLELGSLVKSRISLRETAMPAMLRLHAATGESVNLGIRTGDEIVYVERTSSGRSAVRVVHIVGARAPLHTTATGKLFLVEDGMERVRDYARRTGLPGSTPASLTEIATLEKELDKVRRHGVAFDLEEVEIGVRCIAAGVRDDSGELIAGLSVSTPSERFNPDRAPLVREAADEISRALGYVKRNAR; encoded by the coding sequence ATGATGAAGCTCCTCGACGTGCTGGCACGGCACCCCGATCCGGCCGCGCTCAAGCAGATCGCGCTCGAGACCGGCCTGCACCCCTCCACGGCACACCGGATCCTCAGCGCAATGGCGCAAAGCGGCTTCGTCGAGCGCGGCGAAGGCGGCACCTACCGCCTGGGAATCCGCCTGCTGGAACTCGGCAGCCTGGTGAAGTCGCGCATCTCGCTGCGCGAAACCGCGATGCCGGCGATGCTCAGGCTGCATGCGGCCACCGGTGAGAGCGTCAACCTCGGCATCCGCACCGGTGACGAGATCGTCTACGTCGAGCGCACCTCCAGTGGCCGCTCGGCCGTGCGCGTCGTGCATATCGTCGGCGCCCGCGCGCCCTTGCATACGACGGCCACCGGCAAGCTCTTCCTCGTCGAGGACGGGATGGAACGGGTGCGCGACTACGCCCGCCGCACCGGTCTGCCCGGATCGACGCCGGCCTCACTCACCGAAATCGCGACGCTGGAGAAGGAACTCGACAAGGTCCGCCGCCACGGCGTGGCTTTCGACCTGGAAGAAGTGGAGATCGGCGTGCGCTGCATCGCCGCGGGCGTGCGTGACGACAGCGGCGAACTCATCGCGGGCCTGTCGGTATCGACGCCCTCCGAACGCTTCAATCCCGACCGCGCCCCGCTCGTACGCGAGGCCGCCGACGAGATTTCCCGCGCCCTCGGCTACGTCAAGCGCAACGCACGCTGA
- a CDS encoding pseudouridine synthase, giving the protein MKRSKEAGTPGEVPPQEDAAAPRRTLGVKRAGDALAADAPRRPGVRARFQPGYAKAIAATRPSAPQGEEGPRARKEGGREEAGRGKDARRQRKDVGPAAAAPAGGRPARKAGPRPEGQSVARREGSRPAARPEVRDGAAATAAAEGVRLSKVMAERGLCSRREADEFIERGWVFVEGQCVSELGTRIDPNAEITLASQARRRQSERVTILLHKPVGYVSGQPEPGYEPAVSLIGAANQFDRDTAQPFDFSHLKGLAPAGRLDIDSTGLLVLTQDGRIARQLIGDDSEVDKEYLVRVEGELDERGLALLNHGLELDGRKLRRAKVEWINADQLRFVLREGRKRQIRRMCELVGLKVVGLKRIRIGRVRLGDLPLGQWRFLREDERF; this is encoded by the coding sequence ATGAAGCGCTCGAAGGAAGCCGGCACGCCCGGAGAGGTCCCCCCGCAGGAAGACGCCGCCGCGCCGCGCCGCACGCTGGGGGTCAAGCGGGCGGGTGATGCTCTAGCCGCCGACGCGCCCCGCCGGCCCGGCGTGCGTGCGCGCTTCCAGCCCGGCTATGCGAAGGCGATCGCGGCGACACGGCCGTCCGCGCCGCAGGGTGAGGAGGGGCCGCGCGCCAGGAAGGAAGGCGGGCGCGAGGAGGCCGGGCGCGGCAAGGACGCGCGTCGGCAGCGCAAGGACGTCGGCCCTGCCGCAGCGGCGCCCGCTGGCGGGCGTCCCGCGCGCAAGGCGGGGCCGAGGCCGGAAGGTCAATCCGTCGCCCGCCGCGAGGGGAGCCGCCCCGCGGCTCGACCGGAAGTCCGGGACGGCGCCGCTGCGACGGCCGCCGCCGAAGGCGTGCGCCTGTCGAAGGTGATGGCCGAGCGCGGTCTGTGCTCGCGCCGCGAGGCAGATGAATTCATCGAACGAGGCTGGGTGTTCGTGGAGGGACAGTGTGTGTCGGAACTCGGCACGCGCATCGACCCGAACGCCGAGATCACGCTCGCGTCGCAGGCGCGCCGGCGCCAGTCCGAACGCGTGACGATCCTGCTGCACAAGCCGGTCGGTTACGTCTCCGGCCAGCCGGAGCCGGGCTATGAGCCGGCCGTGTCGCTGATCGGCGCGGCGAACCAGTTCGACCGCGACACCGCGCAGCCTTTCGACTTCTCGCACCTCAAGGGCCTCGCCCCGGCAGGGCGTCTCGACATCGATTCGACCGGCCTGCTGGTGCTGACGCAGGACGGCCGTATCGCGCGCCAGCTGATCGGCGACGACTCGGAGGTGGACAAGGAGTACCTCGTGCGCGTCGAAGGCGAACTCGACGAGCGCGGGCTCGCGCTGCTCAACCACGGCCTCGAACTCGACGGCCGCAAGCTGCGGCGCGCCAAGGTCGAGTGGATCAACGCGGACCAGCTGCGCTTCGTGCTGCGCGAAGGCCGCAAGCGTCAGATCCGGCGCATGTGCGAGCTGGTCGGCCTGAAGGTGGTCGGCCTCAAGCGCATCCGCATCGGGCGCGTCCGGCTAGGCGACCTTCCGCTCGGGCAATGGCGCTTTCTCCGCGAAGACGAGCGGTTTTGA
- a CDS encoding ABC transporter permease, whose protein sequence is MSLHDFLQLALRSLLAHRLRSFLTLLGIGVGIAAVILLTSIGEGLHRFVLNEFTQFGTNIIEVTPGRQGARGGPPGLPSTARQLTLDDALALERVPHVTAVTPIVWGNSDVEGAGRVRRTSVYGVGPEMQRIFSMHVRVGRFLPPDDPNGARAFVVLGAKLKHELFGNANALGERLRIGGERYRVIGVMEEKGQFLGVDLDDTAYIPTSRALSLYNREGLIEINVTYEEAVPASRVTPGIRKVLVARHGQDDVTLTTQEDMLARLSNILGILTAAVGALGGISLLVGAVGIVTIMTIAVTERTNEIGLLVALGARRATILRLFLAEAVALAAIGGVFGLLVGSAIAQFVGLLVPALPVHTPWHFVAAAESTAVVIGLLAGVLPAIRAARLDAVEALRAE, encoded by the coding sequence ATGAGCCTGCACGACTTCCTCCAGCTCGCGCTGCGCTCGCTCCTCGCCCACCGGCTGCGCAGCTTCCTCACGCTGCTAGGCATCGGCGTCGGCATCGCCGCGGTGATCCTGCTGACCTCTATCGGCGAGGGCCTGCACCGCTTCGTGCTCAACGAGTTCACGCAGTTCGGCACCAACATCATCGAAGTCACCCCCGGCCGGCAGGGCGCGCGCGGCGGACCGCCGGGGCTGCCGAGCACCGCCCGCCAGCTCACCCTCGACGACGCCCTCGCGCTCGAACGTGTGCCCCACGTCACCGCCGTGACGCCCATCGTGTGGGGCAACTCGGATGTCGAAGGCGCGGGCCGCGTGCGCCGCACCAGCGTGTATGGCGTCGGCCCCGAGATGCAGCGCATCTTCTCGATGCACGTGCGCGTCGGGCGCTTCCTGCCGCCCGACGACCCCAACGGTGCGCGCGCCTTCGTCGTGCTCGGCGCCAAGCTCAAGCACGAACTCTTCGGCAACGCCAACGCGCTGGGCGAACGCCTGCGCATCGGCGGCGAACGCTATCGCGTCATCGGCGTGATGGAGGAGAAAGGCCAGTTCCTCGGCGTCGACCTCGACGACACCGCCTACATCCCGACCTCGCGCGCGCTGTCGCTCTACAACCGCGAAGGGCTGATCGAGATCAACGTCACCTACGAGGAAGCCGTGCCCGCGTCGCGCGTCACCCCCGGCATCCGCAAGGTGCTGGTCGCGCGCCACGGCCAGGACGACGTCACATTGACGACCCAGGAAGACATGCTCGCTCGCCTGTCGAACATCCTCGGCATCCTCACCGCGGCCGTCGGCGCGCTCGGCGGCATCTCGCTGCTGGTCGGCGCGGTGGGCATCGTCACGATCATGACCATCGCCGTCACCGAGCGCACCAACGAGATCGGCCTGCTGGTGGCGCTCGGCGCACGGCGGGCGACGATCCTGCGGCTCTTTCTTGCGGAAGCGGTCGCGCTCGCGGCGATCGGCGGGGTATTCGGGCTGCTGGTCGGGAGCGCCATCGCGCAGTTCGTCGGCCTGCTGGTTCCCGCGCTGCCGGTGCACACGCCCTGGCATTTCGTGGCCGCCGCCGAATCGACCGCGGTGGTGATTGGCCTCCTGGCCGGCGTGCTGCCCGCGATCCGCGCGGCACGCCTCGACGCGGTCGAAGCGCTGCGGGCCGAATAA
- a CDS encoding ABC transporter permease, with protein MTPADTLRFATRAASGYPLRTALMVLAMSIGVAAVVVLTALGDGARRYVVNEFSALGSNLVIVLPGRTATGGFGLGNLVTSTPRDLTVRDAQALLRAPLVTRMAPLSVGNSEIAWGGRLREAMVVGTSGDYVDIRAFRMAEGSFLPREDLGRATAVAVLGTKIRDEIFGSEPAIGRIVRVGDRRLRVIGVLAKTGQGLGMNTDELVFLPVATAQAMFNTNNLFRIIVEARSREAIGPAKQQLEQIMRLRRDGELDVTLITQDAVLGTFDRILGALTLAVAGIAAISLAVAGILVMNVMLVAVTQRTAEIGLLKALGATGRNIRLAFLTEAALLSLAGAITGFALGHLGAWGLRLAFPVLPAWPPDWAVFAGIGTALTTGILFGVMPARRASRLDPVQALSRR; from the coding sequence ATGACCCCCGCCGACACGCTTCGCTTCGCGACCCGCGCCGCCTCGGGCTACCCGCTGCGCACCGCGCTGATGGTGCTGGCGATGTCGATCGGCGTGGCGGCGGTGGTCGTGCTCACGGCGCTCGGCGACGGCGCGCGGCGCTACGTCGTCAACGAATTCTCGGCGCTCGGCAGCAACCTCGTGATCGTGCTCCCGGGGCGCACCGCGACCGGCGGTTTCGGGCTGGGCAACCTCGTCACCAGCACCCCGCGCGACCTCACCGTGCGCGATGCCCAGGCGCTGCTGCGCGCGCCGCTGGTCACGCGCATGGCGCCGCTGTCGGTGGGCAACTCCGAGATCGCCTGGGGCGGACGCCTGCGCGAGGCGATGGTCGTCGGCACCAGCGGCGACTACGTCGACATCCGCGCCTTCCGCATGGCCGAAGGCAGCTTCCTGCCGCGCGAGGATCTGGGCCGCGCCACGGCGGTGGCCGTGCTCGGCACGAAGATCCGCGACGAGATCTTCGGCAGCGAACCGGCCATCGGGCGCATCGTGCGCGTCGGCGACCGGCGCCTGCGCGTGATCGGCGTGCTCGCCAAGACCGGCCAGGGGCTGGGCATGAACACCGACGAACTGGTGTTCCTGCCGGTCGCCACGGCACAGGCGATGTTCAACACCAACAACCTCTTCCGCATCATCGTCGAGGCGCGCAGCCGCGAGGCGATCGGGCCGGCGAAGCAGCAGCTCGAGCAGATCATGCGCCTGCGCCGCGACGGCGAGCTCGACGTCACGCTCATCACGCAGGACGCCGTGCTCGGCACCTTCGATCGCATCCTCGGTGCGCTGACGCTGGCGGTCGCGGGGATCGCGGCGATCAGCCTCGCGGTCGCCGGCATCCTCGTGATGAACGTGATGCTGGTCGCGGTGACGCAGCGCACCGCAGAGATCGGCCTGCTCAAGGCGCTCGGCGCGACCGGCCGCAACATCCGCCTCGCCTTCCTCACCGAGGCCGCGCTGCTGTCGCTCGCGGGTGCGATCACCGGGTTTGCGCTCGGTCACCTCGGCGCCTGGGGGCTGCGCCTCGCCTTCCCCGTGCTGCCCGCCTGGCCGCCCGACTGGGCCGTGTTCGCCGGCATCGGCACGGCGCTCACGACCGGCATCCTGTTCGGCGTGATGCCCGCACGGCGCGCCTCCCGCCTCGACCCCGTGCAGGCCCTGTCCCGGCGATGA
- a CDS encoding ABC transporter ATP-binding protein produces MAQIELTGIERVFMLGDSEVHALHELSVSIDSGEYVAVMGPSGSGKSTLLNLLGLLDRPNAGTYRLEGRDVTTLSPDEQAEVRRTRIGFVFQSFHLVPRLTAAENVALPLMLAGIPPAERHAHVAQALKDFGLETRAHHRPDELSGGQRQRVAIARATIMRPAVILADEPTGNLDRSTGQDVTHLLEELNAAGVTLIVVTHDPVMGGRARRRLMMEDGRLLHDVREPAPVP; encoded by the coding sequence ATGGCGCAGATCGAACTCACCGGCATCGAGCGCGTCTTCATGCTGGGCGACAGCGAAGTCCATGCGCTGCACGAACTGAGCGTGTCGATCGACAGCGGGGAATATGTCGCTGTGATGGGCCCGTCGGGCTCGGGCAAGTCGACGCTGCTGAACCTCCTCGGCCTGCTCGACCGCCCCAATGCCGGCACCTACCGCCTCGAAGGACGCGACGTGACGACGCTCTCGCCCGACGAACAGGCCGAGGTGCGGCGCACCCGCATCGGCTTCGTGTTCCAGAGCTTCCATCTCGTGCCGCGCCTCACGGCCGCCGAGAACGTCGCGCTGCCGCTGATGCTCGCCGGCATCCCGCCTGCCGAACGCCATGCACACGTCGCGCAGGCGCTGAAGGATTTCGGTCTGGAAACGCGCGCGCACCACCGGCCCGACGAACTTTCCGGCGGCCAGCGCCAGCGCGTCGCGATCGCGCGGGCGACGATCATGCGTCCGGCGGTGATCCTCGCCGACGAACCGACCGGCAACCTCGACCGCTCGACCGGGCAGGACGTCACGCATCTGCTCGAAGAACTCAACGCCGCCGGCGTGACCCTGATCGTCGTCACTCACGACCCCGTCATGGGCGGCCGCGCGCGCCGGCGCCTGATGATGGAAGACGGCCGCCTGCTGCACGACGTCCGCGAGCCCGCCCCCGTGCCATGA
- a CDS encoding efflux RND transporter periplasmic adaptor subunit, producing MKPFVRRSLIVLVVLALAGGTIWWFTRPKPIPVRLVEVARGTVEATLSNTRAGEIEACQRTKLSTIIGGRIDYLGVKEGDRVQAGQVLLRLWNEDQEARLAVNRAQLETARKRVQEACSQAENAEREAVRQEELFERKFVSTSRVEQARTEARARRAACDTARADTRTAEAQIAATSTDRQRTVLVAPFAGTVAKITGELGEFSTPSPPGVPTPPAVDLIDDSCLYVKAPMDEIDAPKIHPGQPTRVTLDALPGKIFEARVKRVAPYITAVEKQARTVEVDIDFARPEEARGLLVGYSADAEIVLAVRENTLRVPTSTLREGNHVLVYRADDGRLEERVIKTGVANWEFTEVLDGLAEGDRIVASLEREGVKAGARVRPEDGAGPAR from the coding sequence ATGAAACCTTTCGTCCGACGCAGCCTGATCGTCCTTGTCGTCCTCGCCCTGGCCGGCGGGACGATCTGGTGGTTCACGCGGCCGAAGCCCATCCCGGTACGGCTCGTCGAGGTCGCGCGCGGCACCGTCGAGGCGACGCTGTCGAACACGCGCGCGGGCGAGATCGAAGCCTGTCAGCGCACCAAACTGTCGACGATCATCGGCGGGCGCATCGACTACCTCGGCGTCAAGGAAGGCGACCGCGTGCAGGCCGGGCAGGTGCTGCTGCGCTTGTGGAACGAGGACCAGGAGGCGCGTCTCGCGGTGAATCGCGCACAGCTGGAGACCGCGCGCAAGCGCGTGCAGGAAGCCTGTTCGCAGGCCGAGAACGCCGAGCGCGAAGCAGTGCGGCAGGAAGAGCTGTTCGAGCGCAAGTTCGTGTCGACCTCGCGCGTCGAGCAGGCCCGCACGGAAGCGCGCGCGCGCCGCGCCGCCTGTGACACTGCGCGCGCCGACACGCGCACGGCCGAGGCGCAGATCGCCGCCACCTCGACCGACCGCCAGCGCACGGTGCTGGTCGCGCCCTTTGCCGGCACCGTCGCCAAGATCACCGGCGAACTGGGCGAATTCTCGACGCCCTCGCCGCCGGGCGTGCCGACGCCGCCCGCGGTCGACCTCATCGACGACAGCTGCCTGTACGTGAAGGCGCCGATGGACGAGATCGACGCGCCGAAGATCCATCCCGGCCAGCCCACGCGTGTCACCCTCGATGCGCTGCCCGGCAAGATCTTCGAGGCGCGGGTGAAGCGCGTCGCGCCCTACATCACGGCCGTCGAGAAGCAGGCGCGCACGGTGGAAGTCGACATCGATTTCGCCCGTCCCGAAGAGGCCAGGGGCCTGCTCGTCGGCTACAGCGCCGACGCCGAGATCGTGCTGGCCGTGCGGGAGAATACGCTGCGCGTGCCGACCTCGACGCTGCGCGAAGGCAATCACGTGCTGGTGTATCGCGCAGACGACGGGCGGCTGGAAGAGCGCGTGATCAAGACCGGCGTCGCGAACTGGGAGTTCACCGAAGTGCTCGACGGCCTCGCGGAAGGCGATCGCATCGTCGCCTCGCTCGAACGCGAGGGCGTGAAGGCCGGCGCGCGGGTGCGGCCGGAAGACGGGGCCGGCCCCGCGCGCTGA